A window of the Nitrosococcus wardiae genome harbors these coding sequences:
- a CDS encoding DUF433 domain-containing protein yields MDHLNRIMVNPEVCGGRPCIRGLRIRVKDILALLAAGASREEILADYPYLEDEDITAALEYAARQADHPVLWVA; encoded by the coding sequence ATGGATCATCTCAATCGAATTATGGTAAATCCTGAAGTTTGTGGAGGGCGTCCCTGTATTCGCGGGCTTCGCATTCGGGTCAAGGACATTCTTGCTTTGTTGGCTGCCGGTGCTTCCCGGGAGGAGATTCTAGCCGACTACCCGTACCTGGAAGACGAGGACATTACAGCTGCTTTGGAGTATGCGGCTCGCCAGGCAGATCATCCGGTACTGTGGGTGGCTTGA
- a CDS encoding type II toxin-antitoxin system HicA family toxin, producing MKFTELVKLLEDNGFRVVKEKGSVRYYAKPGWERLVRLDFHGNKEIPTGTCRAILKAAGINTRKG from the coding sequence ATGAAATTTACCGAGTTGGTTAAGCTTCTAGAAGACAATGGTTTCAGGGTTGTTAAGGAAAAGGGCTCTGTACGGTATTACGCCAAACCCGGGTGGGAGCGTCTCGTGCGGCTCGACTTCCATGGGAATAAAGAAATCCCCACAGGGACCTGTCGCGCCATTCTCAAAGCAGCAGGCATCAACACACGTAAAGGGTGA
- a CDS encoding type II toxin-antitoxin system HicB family antitoxin → MIDLPYSLLIEATEEPDYFGFYSPDLEGFTGVGHSVEDCLYKAKWGMKEHVELLKEQGLPIPPRNPDPKITIQNERKVA, encoded by the coding sequence ATGATTGATCTACCTTATTCGCTCCTCATTGAAGCGACCGAGGAACCGGATTACTTTGGTTTCTATTCACCGGATCTCGAGGGTTTCACGGGTGTGGGCCACTCCGTGGAGGATTGTCTTTATAAAGCGAAGTGGGGGATGAAAGAGCATGTGGAATTGCTAAAGGAGCAGGGATTACCGATACCGCCGCGAAATCCCGATCCCAAGATCACTATCCAGAATGAGCGCAAGGTAGCTTAG
- a CDS encoding multicopper oxidase domain-containing protein, giving the protein MNFLNSWRNNVLQPRRQFLDRSTLFLLGMLLLSQPILAKEWEFDIPITEVSIFSSERQFQSSFIHVSKGDKVIVHIKNNSPFNYAIQWHGIHQTDNGPNEALLGTAKRLLSVHKNIEAGKSFTYRWKAEKTGTFWYHYHFNTS; this is encoded by the coding sequence ATGAATTTTCTAAATAGCTGGCGGAATAATGTTTTGCAGCCTAGACGTCAATTCCTGGATAGGTCTACCTTGTTTTTGCTAGGAATGCTCCTGCTTTCCCAACCAATTTTAGCGAAAGAGTGGGAGTTTGATATTCCCATCACTGAAGTAAGCATTTTTTCTTCCGAGCGGCAGTTTCAGAGCTCGTTTATCCATGTTAGTAAGGGCGACAAAGTCATTGTTCATATAAAAAACAACAGCCCTTTTAACTATGCCATCCAGTGGCATGGTATCCATCAAACGGATAATGGGCCCAATGAGGCCCTATTAGGAACAGCAAAAAGGCTCTTGTCTGTACATAAAAATATCGAAGCAGGCAAGAGTTTTACTTACCGCTGGAAAGCGGAAAAAACAGGTACGTTTTGGTACCACTATCATTTCAATACCAGTTAA
- a CDS encoding helix-turn-helix domain-containing protein, translating to MPAPYSLDLRQKVIEAYANKEGSIRQLATRFKLSKNTVSGFLRRFRETGTVHPKRREGVGHPAKIDEPRAQYLTEVLQCEPDLTLQELCQRFEARFGETISTSAMDRGLKKHRITRKKNGLRSPKTHPPGPTTLA from the coding sequence ATGCCTGCACCGTATTCATTGGATTTACGCCAAAAAGTCATTGAAGCCTATGCGAACAAAGAGGGTTCAATCCGTCAGCTGGCGACACGATTTAAACTGTCGAAGAACACGGTCAGTGGTTTTTTGAGGCGCTTTCGGGAGACGGGGACGGTCCATCCCAAGCGCCGGGAAGGAGTGGGGCATCCGGCAAAAATTGATGAGCCGAGGGCCCAGTATTTGACCGAGGTGTTGCAGTGCGAACCCGATTTAACGCTCCAGGAATTGTGCCAGCGATTTGAAGCCCGCTTTGGTGAAACGATTAGCACCTCGGCGATGGACCGAGGGCTGAAAAAGCACCGGATCACGCGAAAAAAAAACGGTCTACGATCCCCAAAAACACACCCCCCGGGTCCAACAACGCTGGCTTGA
- a CDS encoding IS701 family transposase, producing the protein MTQRLPIEPSPGLLEDFAHAFDDLFERSSQREGFRRYLEGLLLPAERNKTLTALANTEPVVGATAPPAQRLQWFLSESNWEVEAVNGRRLELLKQTGLTAPTVCGVLAIDETGDRKWGAKTAHVGRQYLGSLGKVDNGVVTVHALWADERLYVPLELEPYTPAHWFGQGQQDAAFRTKPAMALERVDRVLAQGWPFRAVVADAFYGSHKNFRAGLKARGVGYVLALGPEHNWWHSPGQIGSVREAAQATPWKADRPGRWQALTRRFRDGSEQCWWALEATAGPFGPDQPQRLIVTTTDPATLPQAETWYLVSNLPAPGSALEKGGLQAATLAEVVRLYGLRVWIEQTYKQVKNTLGWAEYQVRSDLAMRRHWALVCCALSFCWWALAQTPLEKATEGGPPAAAIAQSPSNLAPVVEKKIRRSRGPAPPHGQLARRSAPGSGVARTLHDVTPVLAGVVQQAPTRCFAAAA; encoded by the coding sequence ATGACCCAACGCCTTCCCATCGAACCGTCGCCGGGGTTGCTCGAGGACTTTGCCCACGCCTTTGATGATCTCTTTGAGCGAAGCAGCCAGCGTGAAGGGTTTCGTCGTTATCTTGAAGGATTGCTACTGCCGGCTGAGCGCAACAAGACGCTGACGGCCTTGGCCAATACCGAGCCGGTGGTGGGGGCGACGGCCCCTCCGGCCCAGCGCCTGCAATGGTTTTTATCGGAGTCAAATTGGGAGGTGGAGGCGGTCAATGGTCGTCGACTAGAACTGCTGAAGCAGACGGGGTTGACCGCGCCGACGGTCTGTGGGGTGTTGGCCATCGATGAGACGGGCGATCGCAAGTGGGGCGCAAAAACGGCTCATGTGGGGAGGCAGTATCTGGGTTCGCTAGGCAAAGTCGATAATGGGGTGGTGACGGTGCACGCGCTATGGGCCGATGAACGGCTGTATGTGCCGCTGGAGTTGGAACCTTACACCCCGGCGCACTGGTTTGGACAGGGCCAGCAGGATGCAGCCTTTCGCACTAAGCCGGCGATGGCATTGGAACGGGTGGATCGGGTCCTCGCCCAGGGCTGGCCGTTTCGGGCGGTGGTAGCCGATGCGTTCTACGGGAGCCATAAAAACTTTCGAGCCGGACTCAAAGCGCGTGGGGTGGGCTATGTTCTGGCATTAGGGCCAGAACATAACTGGTGGCATTCTCCGGGACAGATCGGTTCGGTGAGGGAAGCGGCCCAGGCCACGCCCTGGAAGGCGGATCGGCCAGGACGCTGGCAAGCGCTGACCAGGCGTTTTCGCGACGGCAGTGAGCAGTGCTGGTGGGCGCTGGAGGCCACAGCCGGTCCGTTTGGCCCGGATCAACCTCAACGCCTGATCGTGACCACCACTGACCCGGCCACCCTGCCGCAGGCCGAGACCTGGTATCTAGTGAGCAATTTGCCGGCACCGGGTAGCGCCCTGGAAAAGGGGGGCCTCCAAGCGGCCACGCTCGCTGAGGTGGTTCGCCTCTATGGGTTGAGGGTGTGGATTGAGCAAACATACAAGCAGGTGAAAAACACCCTCGGTTGGGCTGAGTACCAGGTGCGCTCAGATCTTGCCATGCGCCGCCATTGGGCGCTGGTGTGCTGTGCCTTGAGCTTCTGCTGGTGGGCGTTGGCCCAAACCCCTTTGGAGAAAGCGACCGAAGGGGGACCCCCGGCGGCCGCGATCGCCCAATCACCCTCAAACCTTGCGCCGGTAGTGGAAAAAAAAATCCGCCGATCCCGCGGCCCTGCCCCGCCCCACGGTCAGCTGGCCCGTCGCTCTGCGCCGGGTTCGGGCGTGGCTAGAACCCTTCATGATGTTACGCCGGTATTGGCAGGCGTGGTCCAACAGGCCCCCACCCGCTGCTTTGCAGCGGCTGCTTGA
- a CDS encoding sterol desaturase family protein, translated as MAIEGLFIVAAVVIALFFLEKVFSLRTRKSSTLHRLAINITVSITTFTVAFLLIQPTTGFFLEWTASHRFGLIPSSGLTGLAAIVAGFLLLDLSFYYWHVANHKIPLLWRFHNVHHIDPDLDVSTGFRFHPGEIAISTGFRAIQVLVIGISPATLVFYDTIFQTCTFFHHSNLRIPIRLERTLNLFLVTPRMHGIHHSCFQDETNSNYSVVFSFWDRLHRSIELGIPQREIVIGIPAYLQKEDNTLKKVMIMPFLKQREYWKSASGEFRLSRGEESKRRRLRLSD; from the coding sequence ATGGCCATAGAAGGACTGTTTATTGTTGCAGCGGTGGTAATCGCGCTTTTTTTCCTGGAAAAAGTATTCTCTCTGCGGACCAGGAAAAGCTCTACCCTGCACCGCCTCGCCATCAATATAACCGTCTCTATTACAACCTTTACAGTAGCTTTTTTGCTGATTCAGCCTACTACCGGCTTTTTCCTTGAGTGGACAGCCAGCCACCGCTTCGGACTGATTCCATCCTCTGGGTTAACGGGACTTGCCGCAATTGTTGCCGGATTTCTTCTCTTGGATCTTAGCTTTTACTACTGGCACGTAGCAAATCACAAAATACCTTTACTTTGGCGCTTTCATAATGTTCACCATATTGACCCGGACCTTGACGTTTCCACGGGCTTCCGGTTTCATCCGGGCGAGATCGCCATTTCGACGGGCTTTCGCGCCATCCAAGTACTTGTCATCGGCATTTCCCCTGCAACTCTCGTCTTTTATGACACTATTTTCCAAACTTGCACTTTTTTTCATCACTCCAATCTGCGGATTCCCATCCGATTGGAACGCACGCTTAATCTCTTTCTGGTAACTCCAAGAATGCACGGCATCCACCATTCCTGCTTTCAAGATGAAACCAATTCGAATTATTCAGTCGTTTTTTCCTTTTGGGACAGACTGCACCGGAGTATCGAACTCGGCATACCCCAACGCGAAATCGTTATTGGAATCCCTGCCTACCTGCAAAAGGAAGATAATACCCTAAAGAAGGTGATGATTATGCCCTTCCTGAAACAGCGGGAATACTGGAAAAGCGCTTCGGGCGAATTTAGGCTTTCGAGAGGTGAAGAATCGAAACGGCGAAGGCTACGGCTGAGCGATTAG
- a CDS encoding STAS domain-containing protein: protein MSLATHLAIANSPMAGVENHMVLLTPPAVLDFALCRDFWETAQQARDSEMKVLIDLSQTCLIRDSGYTLLWMLKDSLKKGPADLLLLHCRPRLKKILQLRGFGPHFTLL, encoded by the coding sequence ATGTCTTTAGCGACTCACCTTGCGATCGCCAATAGCCCCATGGCTGGAGTTGAAAACCACATGGTGCTTTTAACTCCCCCCGCTGTCCTGGATTTCGCCCTATGCCGGGATTTTTGGGAGACCGCGCAACAAGCCCGTGACTCTGAGATGAAAGTCCTCATTGACCTCAGCCAGACCTGCTTGATTCGCGACTCCGGTTATACCTTACTGTGGATGTTGAAAGACAGCCTCAAAAAGGGACCCGCCGACCTCCTGCTTCTCCATTGTCGTCCGCGTTTGAAAAAAATACTGCAGCTACGCGGGTTTGGGCCTCACTTTACCCTCTTGTAA
- a CDS encoding carbonic anhydrase produces the protein MIKQWYAVLAGGLLATSTAYAAGHTPFWDYVGNAGPTHWAELNPEYAPCQSGKNQSPINITGTTAAETQLPPLRFHYTNEPNEIINDGHTIQITFPPGNTMVVRNHTFELKQVHFHAPSEHHMEGKEFPMEGHLVHADEQGNLAVISIFYKGKEPNPALAKLWEDMPRRRGEHHRVEAHISAAELLPSDKSYYLYNGSLTTPPCTEGVWWVILEQPVHISPQQVNAFLAAMHHPNNRPEQPVNARVPLHSQ, from the coding sequence ATGATAAAACAATGGTATGCTGTGTTGGCCGGCGGTCTATTAGCCACTTCTACTGCCTATGCGGCGGGACATACCCCTTTTTGGGACTATGTGGGGAATGCGGGTCCGACGCACTGGGCAGAGCTAAATCCCGAATACGCCCCTTGCCAATCGGGCAAAAACCAATCCCCCATTAATATCACCGGCACCACCGCCGCAGAGACCCAGCTACCCCCGCTACGCTTCCACTACACGAATGAACCCAACGAAATTATCAACGACGGCCATACTATACAAATTACCTTCCCTCCTGGCAATACCATGGTAGTGAGGAATCATACCTTTGAACTAAAACAGGTCCATTTCCACGCACCCAGCGAGCATCACATGGAAGGAAAGGAATTTCCTATGGAGGGACATTTGGTCCATGCCGATGAGCAGGGCAACTTAGCCGTGATCTCCATCTTCTACAAGGGAAAAGAGCCCAATCCTGCTCTTGCTAAGCTCTGGGAAGATATGCCTCGGCGAAGGGGCGAGCACCATCGGGTAGAAGCCCATATCTCGGCCGCTGAGCTATTGCCCTCTGATAAGAGCTATTATCTCTACAATGGATCTCTGACCACCCCCCCCTGCACAGAAGGCGTATGGTGGGTAATCCTCGAACAGCCGGTTCATATCTCTCCGCAGCAGGTAAACGCTTTTCTAGCCGCAATGCACCATCCTAATAACCGGCCAGAGCAACCTGTGAATGCTCGAGTACCTCTCCACTCTCAATAA
- the lgt gene encoding prolipoprotein diacylglyceryl transferase has product MMISYPNFDPVAFSLGPLKVHWYGIMYLIGFLGAWGLGRLRAKRPTSGWRPEQVDDLIFYGALGVILGGRLGYALFYDFDNVLADPLRIFKIWQGGMSFHGGLLGVLVAMAIYARKVGKRFFQVTDFVAPLVPIGLGAGRIGNFINGELWGKVTDVPWGMVFPDPRAGDLPRHPSQLYEAALEGVALFLILWFFSSRPRPTMAVSGLFLLCYGLFRFIVEFVRVPDAHLGYLAFGWLTMGQVLSLPMILIGVILLGWAYLRANRFEKSWR; this is encoded by the coding sequence ATGATGATTAGCTATCCTAATTTTGATCCAGTTGCCTTTTCCTTGGGCCCCCTCAAGGTTCACTGGTATGGCATCATGTACCTGATCGGTTTCTTGGGAGCCTGGGGATTAGGCCGCCTTCGCGCCAAGCGCCCCACCTCAGGTTGGCGTCCGGAACAGGTGGATGATCTGATTTTCTATGGGGCCCTTGGGGTTATCCTCGGGGGTCGGCTCGGCTATGCGCTCTTCTACGATTTTGACAATGTCTTGGCCGACCCCCTCCGTATCTTTAAGATTTGGCAGGGGGGGATGTCTTTTCACGGGGGGTTATTAGGCGTTTTAGTGGCCATGGCCATCTATGCCCGCAAAGTGGGCAAGCGCTTTTTCCAGGTGACAGATTTTGTTGCACCGCTGGTGCCTATTGGGTTGGGGGCAGGTCGTATTGGCAATTTCATCAATGGTGAGCTGTGGGGAAAGGTCACGGACGTGCCTTGGGGGATGGTGTTTCCTGATCCCCGGGCGGGTGACCTGCCGCGGCATCCCTCGCAGCTTTACGAGGCGGCCTTAGAGGGCGTTGCCCTTTTTCTCATCTTATGGTTCTTTTCGAGCCGGCCTCGCCCCACCATGGCAGTTTCGGGCCTATTTCTGCTCTGCTACGGGCTATTTCGCTTTATCGTGGAGTTTGTGCGCGTGCCTGATGCTCATCTGGGCTATCTTGCCTTTGGCTGGCTGACCATGGGGCAAGTTTTAAGCCTGCCCATGATTTTAATCGGTGTCATCCTGCTGGGGTGGGCCTATCTGAGAGCCAACCGGTTTGAGAAATCTTGGCGGTGA
- a CDS encoding thymidylate synthase, with protein MKPYLDLIQKILDTGVERDDRTGTGTWSIFGHQMRFDLQQGFPLVTTKRLHVRSIFIELLWFLRGDTNVKYLHDHGVTIWDEWADEQGELGPIYGYQWRSWPLPDGRHLDQISKVLEQIRYHPYSRRHMVVAYNPSNVDEMALPPCHAMFQFYVAQGRLSCQLYQRSADVFLGVPFNIASYALLTHLMAQQCDLEVGEFIWTGGDVHLYRNHLELAQLQLTREPLPLPRLRIKRKPASLFEYEYDDLEVVGYQSHPHIKAEVSV; from the coding sequence GTGAAACCTTATCTTGACCTTATCCAGAAGATACTCGATACGGGAGTCGAGCGAGATGATCGGACCGGCACCGGGACATGGTCCATCTTCGGGCATCAGATGAGGTTTGACCTTCAGCAGGGATTCCCTCTGGTCACCACCAAAAGGCTTCATGTTCGTTCTATTTTCATTGAGTTACTGTGGTTCCTTCGGGGCGACACCAATGTGAAATATCTCCACGATCATGGGGTGACGATTTGGGATGAGTGGGCCGATGAGCAAGGAGAACTGGGCCCCATTTACGGCTATCAATGGCGATCTTGGCCCCTGCCCGATGGGCGGCACTTAGACCAGATCTCGAAAGTGTTAGAGCAGATACGGTACCATCCCTATAGCCGGCGTCATATGGTGGTGGCCTATAACCCCTCCAATGTGGATGAGATGGCACTCCCTCCCTGCCATGCCATGTTTCAGTTCTATGTGGCTCAGGGCCGTTTGTCTTGCCAGCTCTATCAACGCAGCGCTGATGTTTTCCTAGGGGTTCCCTTCAATATTGCTTCTTATGCTCTGCTGACTCATCTAATGGCCCAGCAATGTGATTTGGAAGTAGGGGAATTTATCTGGACGGGGGGGGATGTTCATCTGTATCGGAATCATTTAGAACTGGCACAGTTGCAACTCACCCGGGAGCCGCTTCCCTTGCCTCGTCTCCGGATCAAGCGCAAGCCCGCTTCTTTGTTTGAGTATGAATATGACGATCTGGAGGTGGTAGGCTATCAAAGCCACCCCCATATTAAGGCGGAAGTTTCGGTATAA
- the folA gene encoding type 3 dihydrofolate reductase → MIISFVVAMDDHRLIGANCRLPWHLSADLKYFRRLTMGKPILMGRGTHESIGRPLPGRHNIVVTHNPHYEAPGCTVVPTVEAGLQAAGEAEEVMVIGGAALYQQLLPQAHRIYLTLIWGTFRGDTWFPDFDPADWTEVWREDHGPDSQNPYPYSFIRLERAIGKKQGGTGPPC, encoded by the coding sequence ATGATTATCTCGTTCGTCGTCGCCATGGACGATCATCGATTAATTGGCGCCAATTGCCGGTTGCCTTGGCATTTATCGGCTGATCTCAAATATTTTCGTCGTCTTACCATGGGTAAACCTATTCTGATGGGGCGTGGTACCCATGAGTCCATTGGGCGCCCCTTGCCTGGGCGACATAATATTGTGGTGACCCATAACCCCCATTATGAAGCGCCGGGATGCACTGTAGTCCCTACGGTGGAAGCGGGATTGCAGGCTGCTGGGGAAGCTGAGGAGGTAATGGTCATTGGCGGGGCTGCTCTTTACCAGCAATTATTGCCCCAGGCCCATCGCATCTACCTCACTTTGATTTGGGGGACTTTTAGGGGGGATACCTGGTTTCCTGATTTCGATCCTGCTGATTGGACCGAAGTCTGGCGAGAAGATCATGGTCCGGATTCCCAAAACCCTTATCCCTATAGCTTCATTCGCCTTGAGCGAGCTATTGGAAAAAAGCAAGGGGGAACGGGACCCCCGTGTTAG
- the radC gene encoding RadC family protein, protein MAINHWPAHERPREKLLQRGPSALSDAELLAIFLRTGVTGKTAVDLARELLEDFGSLRALLEADLNQFCRAPGLGLAKYAQLQACLEMGRRHLEATLKRGDALTDPITTQRYLVARLRAYPFEVFSCLFLDNRHRVLAFEELFRGTIDGASVHPREVIKRALAHNAAAVILAHNHPSGVAEPSRADELITQRLKESLALVDIRVLDHIIVGDGETLSFTERGLL, encoded by the coding sequence ATGGCAATTAACCACTGGCCTGCCCACGAAAGGCCCCGAGAGAAACTACTCCAACGGGGCCCTAGCGCCTTGTCTGATGCGGAGCTTTTAGCCATCTTTCTCCGTACCGGGGTCACCGGGAAAACTGCCGTCGACCTGGCGCGAGAACTCCTAGAAGATTTCGGCAGCCTACGGGCCTTGCTCGAAGCCGACCTAAACCAGTTCTGCCGTGCCCCAGGACTAGGGTTAGCCAAATATGCGCAATTGCAAGCTTGTCTGGAAATGGGACGGCGGCATCTAGAAGCTACTCTCAAACGGGGAGACGCCCTAACCGACCCGATAACCACACAACGCTATCTTGTGGCACGCTTGCGAGCCTATCCTTTTGAAGTTTTCTCCTGCCTCTTTCTTGACAACCGCCACCGGGTTCTCGCTTTCGAAGAACTATTCCGAGGGACCATCGATGGCGCCAGCGTTCATCCTCGGGAGGTGATTAAACGTGCCCTCGCCCATAATGCTGCGGCCGTCATCCTAGCCCACAACCACCCCTCTGGGGTGGCAGAACCCAGCCGGGCCGATGAGCTGATTACTCAACGGCTCAAGGAGAGTTTGGCGCTGGTGGACATTCGGGTCCTTGATCACATTATTGTGGGAGATGGAGAAACCCTGTCCTTTACCGAGCGAGGCCTCCTCTAA
- the miaB gene encoding tRNA (N6-isopentenyl adenosine(37)-C2)-methylthiotransferase MiaB: protein MTKKLYIKTHGCQMNEYDSTRMADVLRQSHGLELTSDPEQAAVLLLNTCSVREKAQEKVFSQLGRWRQWKQERPELIIGVGGCVASQEGETIRTRAPYVDLVFGPQTIHRLPAMLAQVSVNHQPVIDISFPEIEKFDKLPEPRAEGPTAFVSVMEGCSKYCSFCVVPYTRGEEISRPLDDVIAEIVDLATQGVREVTLLGQNVNAYRGPMGEGDVADLALLITYVASIEGIERIRFTTSHPVEFSDSLIQAFAEVPELVSHLHLPVQSGSDRILSLMKRGHTVLEYKAKLRKLRQVRPDISISSDFIIGLPGETEADFQATLALVDEVGFDHSFSFIYSPRPGTPAASLSDQVPMEVKKERLGILQERLCASEMAISQGMVDTVQQVLVERSSKKDPAMLAGRTANNRVVNFPAVQGLIGKFVHVRITEALPNSLRGVVIDNERQCA from the coding sequence ATGACTAAGAAGCTTTATATTAAGACCCATGGTTGCCAGATGAATGAGTATGATTCCACCAGGATGGCGGATGTACTCAGACAGTCTCATGGGTTGGAGCTCACTTCTGACCCTGAGCAAGCAGCGGTGTTATTGCTTAATACCTGCTCCGTTCGGGAGAAAGCCCAAGAAAAAGTCTTTTCTCAGTTAGGCCGATGGCGCCAATGGAAACAAGAGCGCCCTGAATTAATTATTGGCGTGGGTGGCTGTGTTGCCAGCCAAGAAGGGGAAACGATACGTACTCGGGCACCTTATGTGGATCTGGTTTTCGGGCCCCAGACGATACACCGGCTCCCCGCAATGTTGGCCCAGGTCAGCGTAAACCACCAGCCAGTGATTGACATCTCTTTTCCTGAGATCGAAAAATTCGACAAATTACCTGAACCCCGCGCTGAGGGCCCGACGGCCTTTGTCTCTGTGATGGAGGGATGCAGTAAATACTGCTCCTTTTGTGTCGTCCCTTATACCCGTGGCGAAGAGATCAGCCGGCCCCTTGATGATGTGATCGCGGAGATCGTGGACCTGGCAACGCAGGGGGTGCGGGAAGTGACCCTGTTGGGTCAAAACGTCAATGCTTACCGAGGACCGATGGGGGAGGGTGATGTTGCCGACCTGGCCCTATTGATTACCTATGTAGCTTCTATTGAGGGCATTGAGCGCATCCGTTTTACCACGTCCCACCCAGTAGAGTTCTCCGATAGCTTAATCCAGGCCTTTGCTGAAGTGCCAGAACTGGTTAGCCATTTACACTTACCGGTACAGAGCGGCTCGGATCGGATTCTCAGTTTGATGAAACGGGGCCACACTGTGCTAGAGTATAAGGCAAAACTCCGAAAATTACGCCAAGTGCGCCCTGATATCAGCATTTCAAGTGATTTTATTATAGGCTTGCCAGGAGAGACTGAAGCTGATTTCCAGGCTACGCTAGCCTTAGTGGATGAGGTGGGGTTTGATCATTCCTTTAGTTTTATCTACAGTCCAAGACCAGGGACGCCAGCAGCGAGCCTTTCGGATCAGGTGCCGATGGAAGTTAAGAAAGAGCGACTTGGGATCTTGCAGGAACGTCTATGTGCTTCGGAAATGGCTATCAGTCAAGGAATGGTGGATACCGTGCAGCAGGTGCTCGTTGAACGCTCATCAAAGAAGGATCCTGCTATGTTAGCGGGGCGTACGGCAAATAACCGAGTAGTGAATTTTCCCGCTGTCCAAGGTCTAATTGGTAAATTTGTCCATGTGAGGATTACAGAGGCGCTGCCCAACTCTTTACGGGGTGTAGTTATTGACAATGAAAGGCAATGTGCCTGA
- a CDS encoding PhoH family protein: MNEYPPSDHPESNDFVLEPLDNERLANLCGQMDEHLRQIERGLGVEINNRGNLFRVLGDSPSVQAAGDVIRRLYDDADEARVTPARVHLLLQEAGHQEYSLLEEQEEVLIRTRRGTIKGRSPRQIRYLRNILTHDINFGIGPAGTGKTYLAVACAVEALEKERVRRLLLVRPAVEAGERLGFLPGDLAQKIDPYLRPLYDALYEMLGFERVAKLIERHVIEVAPLAYMRGRTLNESFIILDEAQNTTIEQMKMFLTRLGYGSIAVVTGDVTQIDLPKGQPSGLRHVTEVLKDVNGISFTFFQARDVVRHPLVQRVVQAYERFGRGKGAGL; the protein is encoded by the coding sequence TTGAACGAATACCCTCCTTCTGATCATCCTGAAAGTAACGATTTTGTCCTGGAACCTCTGGACAACGAACGGCTGGCCAATCTTTGTGGGCAGATGGATGAGCACCTGCGCCAGATAGAGAGAGGTTTGGGAGTAGAAATCAACAATCGGGGAAACCTTTTTCGGGTCCTTGGTGACAGCCCTTCGGTGCAGGCGGCCGGTGACGTGATAAGGCGTCTTTATGATGATGCCGATGAAGCCCGGGTGACCCCAGCCCGGGTTCATCTTCTCCTGCAAGAGGCGGGGCACCAGGAATATTCCCTCTTGGAAGAGCAGGAAGAGGTCCTGATACGGACCCGCCGGGGGACGATTAAAGGCCGTAGTCCGCGGCAAATTCGTTATTTACGCAATATTCTCACCCATGATATTAATTTTGGCATCGGTCCGGCGGGGACGGGTAAGACTTACCTGGCTGTGGCCTGTGCGGTGGAAGCTTTGGAAAAGGAACGGGTACGGCGATTGCTTTTGGTGCGACCTGCAGTAGAGGCCGGTGAGCGTCTAGGTTTCTTGCCAGGGGATTTAGCTCAGAAGATTGATCCTTATCTTCGCCCCCTCTACGACGCTCTTTATGAAATGTTGGGCTTTGAGCGAGTGGCTAAACTTATCGAGCGCCATGTGATTGAAGTGGCACCTCTAGCTTACATGCGTGGTCGGACGTTAAACGAGTCCTTTATCATTTTAGATGAGGCCCAGAATACGACTATCGAGCAGATGAAAATGTTTCTCACCCGTTTAGGATACGGCTCCATTGCTGTTGTGACAGGGGATGTTACCCAAATTGATTTGCCTAAAGGTCAGCCTTCAGGCTTACGCCATGTTACTGAGGTGCTGAAGGACGTCAATGGGATTAGCTTTACTTTTTTCCAAGCTCGCGATGTGGTGCGGCATCCATTGGTGCAGCGAGTCGTGCAGGCTTATGAGCGTTTTGGTCGCGGCAAGGGGGCAGGGCTATGA